The Solanum lycopersicum chromosome 6, SLM_r2.1 genome has a window encoding:
- the LOC101248588 gene encoding bidirectional sugar transporter SWEET1-like isoform X1: MRGLVHTIQFVFGILGNVATLFLFLVPTHTFKRIIKNKSTEQFSGIPYVMAFLNCLISACRYGLPFVTSNNILVATINGTGAAIELIYVLIFLLYAPNKQKRRIFAIFVLVVVAFAAAAVISVLFFHGKNRKLFCGIASTVFSIVMYAAPLSIIRLVITTKSVEYMPFLLSFAAILSCTSWFIYAILGMDPYIGISTGVGLTLGIVQLVLYFSYCDKRILNKKTFAVEESQKNMDNDVKPYDESIHECPYVKV; this comes from the exons ATGAGGGGTCTTGTACACACTATACAATTTGTTTTTGGGATTCTTG GAAATGTTGCcactctctttctctttttggtaCCCAC GCATACATTCAAGAGGATCATCAAGAACAAATCAACGGAACAATTCTCTGGCATACCTTATGTTATGGCATTTTTGAACTGCTTAATTAGTGCATG CAGGTATGGTCTGCCATTTGTAACATCAAACAATATTCTGGTTGCAACAATCAACGGGACTGGAGCTGCAATTGAGTTAATATATGtgcttatatttttattatatgcgCCCAATAAGCAAAAGAGAAGAATCTTCGCAATATTTGTATTAGTGGTCGTTGCTTTTGCTGCAGCTGCTGTTATCTCAGTGCTTTTTTTTCATGGTAAAAATAGAAAGCTCTTTTGTGGCATTGCTTCCACGGTTTTCTCTATCGTTATGTATGCTGCTCCTCTGTCTATTATC aGACTAGTGATCACGACCAAAAGCGTGGAGTACATGCCATTTCTCTTATCATTTGCCGCTATCCTATCTTGCACTAGCTGGTTTATCTATGCCATACTAGGAATGGACCCATATATTGGG ATTTCAACAGGTGTTGGGTTGACTTTAGGAATAGTGCAATTGGTCTTATATTTCAGCTATTGTGACAAgagaattttaaataaaaagacattTGCTGTTGAAGAGTCTCAGAAGAATATGGACAATGACGTTAAGCCGTATGATGAGTCAATACATGAATGTCCATATGTGAAAGTCTAG
- the LOC101255412 gene encoding bidirectional sugar transporter SWEET1 gives MGGLVHTIQFIFGIVGNAATLFLFLVPTFTFKRIIENKSTEQFSGVPYVMTFLNCLLSAWYGLPFISSNNILIATINGAGAAIELIYVLIFFIYAPNKQKGKILAMLILVIIAFAIAAVISVLAFHGKNRQLFCGTAATIFSIVMYASPMSIIRLVIKTKSVEYMPFFLSFAVVVSCSCWFTYAMLGMDPFVGISTGVGLALGIVQLILYFIYCDKKILNKKTSATDESLQNMGNDYSNNVKCYNDEKQSNFHEQV, from the exons ATGGGTGGTCTTGTACATACTATACAATTCATTTTTGGGATTGTTG GAAATGCCGCtactctttttctcttcttggTACCCAC GTTTACATTCAAGAGGATTATCGAGAACAAATCAACAGAACAGTTCTCTGGAGTACCTTATGTTATGACATTTCTCAACTGCTTGCTTTCTGCATG GTACGGTTTGCCATTTATATCATCAAACAATATTCTAATAGCAACAATAAATGGAGCTGGAGCTGCAATTGAGTTGATATACGTgttgatttttttcatatatgcaCCCAATAAACAAAAGGGGAAAATATTAGCAATGTTGATATTAGTTATAATCGCATTTGCTATCGCGGCGGTTATTTCGGTACTTGCTTTTCATGGAAAAAATAGGCAACTCTTCTGTGGTACGGCTGCTACCATATTCTCCATCGTTATGTATGCATCTCCTATGTCTATCATT AGACTAGTAATAAAAACCAAGAGTGTGGAGTACATGCCATTCTTCTTGTCATTTGCTGTTGTGGTATCTTGCAGCTGCTGGTTTACCTATGCCATGCTAGGAATGGATCCATTTGTTGGC ATTTCAACAGGTGTTGGCTTGGCTTTAGGAATAGTGCAGTTgatcttatattttatttactgtgacaaaaagatattaaataagAAGACATCTGCTACTGATGAGTCCCTACAGAATATGGGCAATGACTATAGCAATAATGTTAAGTGTTACAATGATGAGAAGCAATCAAATTTTCATGAGCAAGTCTAG
- the LOC101248588 gene encoding bidirectional sugar transporter SWEET1-like isoform X2, which yields MRGLVHTIQFVFGILGNVATLFLFLVPTHTFKRIIKNKSTEQFSGIPYVMAFLNCLISAWYGLPFVTSNNILVATINGTGAAIELIYVLIFLLYAPNKQKRRIFAIFVLVVVAFAAAAVISVLFFHGKNRKLFCGIASTVFSIVMYAAPLSIIRLVITTKSVEYMPFLLSFAAILSCTSWFIYAILGMDPYIGISTGVGLTLGIVQLVLYFSYCDKRILNKKTFAVEESQKNMDNDVKPYDESIHECPYVKV from the exons ATGAGGGGTCTTGTACACACTATACAATTTGTTTTTGGGATTCTTG GAAATGTTGCcactctctttctctttttggtaCCCAC GCATACATTCAAGAGGATCATCAAGAACAAATCAACGGAACAATTCTCTGGCATACCTTATGTTATGGCATTTTTGAACTGCTTAATTAGTGCATG GTATGGTCTGCCATTTGTAACATCAAACAATATTCTGGTTGCAACAATCAACGGGACTGGAGCTGCAATTGAGTTAATATATGtgcttatatttttattatatgcgCCCAATAAGCAAAAGAGAAGAATCTTCGCAATATTTGTATTAGTGGTCGTTGCTTTTGCTGCAGCTGCTGTTATCTCAGTGCTTTTTTTTCATGGTAAAAATAGAAAGCTCTTTTGTGGCATTGCTTCCACGGTTTTCTCTATCGTTATGTATGCTGCTCCTCTGTCTATTATC aGACTAGTGATCACGACCAAAAGCGTGGAGTACATGCCATTTCTCTTATCATTTGCCGCTATCCTATCTTGCACTAGCTGGTTTATCTATGCCATACTAGGAATGGACCCATATATTGGG ATTTCAACAGGTGTTGGGTTGACTTTAGGAATAGTGCAATTGGTCTTATATTTCAGCTATTGTGACAAgagaattttaaataaaaagacattTGCTGTTGAAGAGTCTCAGAAGAATATGGACAATGACGTTAAGCCGTATGATGAGTCAATACATGAATGTCCATATGTGAAAGTCTAG
- the LOC101255707 gene encoding uncharacterized protein: MEEIIEEKKMKILCLHGFRTSGNFLKKQLSKWDPSIFANSEMDFPDGIFAAKGKSDIEGIFPPPYFEWFQYNEDFTEYENLEECITYLCEYITSKGPFDGLLGFSQGATLSGLLLGYMEQGEILKEHPPMKLFVSISGAKFRDPNICNIAYKDMMKVKSVHFIGEKDWLKLPSQELTTDFENPIIIRHPQGHTVPRIDEAAVETLKSWTREVALSSNESCVGGGPNEACKHVNIENGVEQGKKLEKPNEVEIQKAQE; the protein is encoded by the exons ATGGAAGAgataatagaagaaaaaaagatgaagattCTTTGTTTGCATGGATTTAGAACTAGTggaaatttcttaaaaaaacaattaagcAAATGGGATCCTTCTATTTTTGCTAATTCTGAAATG GATTTTCCAGATGGAATATTTGCAGCAAAGGGTAAATCAGATATTGAGGGGATATTTCCACCACCATATTTTGAGTGGTTCCAGTATAATGAG GATTTCACAGAATATGAGAACTTAGAAGAATGCATTACGTACTTGTGTGAGTATATAACAAGCAAAGGGCCTTTTGATGGTCTTCTCGGATTCTCCCAG GGAGCAACTTTATCAGGCCTTTTACTAGGGTACATGGAGCAG GGGGAGATTCTGAAAGAGCATCCACCAATGAAATTATTTGTATCAATATCAGGTGCCAAATTTAGGGACCCAAATATTTGTAACATTGCATACAAAGATATGATGAAGGTTAAATCAGTTCATTTTATTGGAGAGAAAGATTGGCTCAAACTTCCTTCACAAGAACTTACAACAGATTTTGAGAATCCTATCATCATAAGGCATCCTCAAGGCCACACTGTGCCAAGAATAG ATGAAGCAGCTGTGGAGACATTGAAAAGTTGGACAAGGGAAGTTGCCTTATCTTCCAATGAGAGTTGTGTTGGTGGAGGACCAAATGAAGCCTGCAAACATGTTAACATTGAAAATGGTGTGGAACAAGGCAAAAAACTAGAGAAGCCTAATGAAGTAGAGATCCAAAAGGCTCAAGAATAA